A single Nicotiana tabacum cultivar K326 chromosome 5, ASM71507v2, whole genome shotgun sequence DNA region contains:
- the LOC107831396 gene encoding protein fluG isoform X1, which produces MERFAELKTAVESVELVDAHAHNIVALDSTFPFLNCFSEASGDALSDVPHTINFKRSLKEIAQLYGSSLSLHAVQESRQRFGLESSSAICFKAAKISVLLIDDGIELDKKLDIKWHESFVPTVGRILRVEHVAEKILEKGSNRTTWTLGSFMEIFTEELKSVADKVLAFKSIVAYRSGLAINTEVTEKEAEEGLSDVLSAGNPIRISNKSFIDYIFVHALKVAQSYDLPMQIHTGFGDKDLDLRLVNPLHLRNLLEDKRFLKSRLVLLHASYPFSKEASYLASVYPQVYLDFGLAIPKLSFHGMISSVKELLELAPMNKVMFSTDGIAFAETFYLGAKKAREVVFSVLRDACVDGDLSIPEAIATAKDIFAENAKQFYKLDVSSKNSDVKPPLSSSFQEEELNSSLKDVTFVRIIWIDASGQHRCRVVPQQRFYSSVGKHGVGLTCACMGMSSTSDGPAVDTNLTASGEIRIVPDLSTKCRLPWLSSWIFSDMAYMIRSEMTLFHSFKCLAMGFCHLSSYCLLKTILNLPIFIECLVNRAELQYLHLQITICGMGAKQQEMVLADMFIEPGKIWEYCPREALRRVSKILKDEFDLVVNAGFENEFFLLKSVLRDGKEERAPFDRTSYCSTAAFDAASPILEEVFASLQSLNIIVEQLHAEAGKGQFEIALKYTDCSRAADGLIFTREVIRAVARKHGLLATFVPKYALDDIGSGSHVHISLSRNGENIFMASDGSSRYGMSKIGEAFMAGVLNHLPSILPFTAPLPNSYDRIQPNTWSGAYLCWGKENKEAPLRAASPPGVAHGFVSNFEIKTFDGCANPYLGLASIITAGIDGLRRNLSLPEPVDGDPEILKENLQRLPVSLAESVEALEKDTLFRDMIGEKLLVAIKGVRKAEVKYYSENKEAYKDLIYKY; this is translated from the exons ATGGAGAGATTTGCAGAGCTGAAAACAGCAGTAGAATCAGTGGAATTAGTTGATGCGCATGCCCATAACATTGTGGCACTTGACTCCACTTTCCCTTTTCTCAACTGCTTCTCCGAAGCCTCCGGCGACGCCTTATCCGACGTACCCCATACCATCAACTTCAAG AGAAGCCTaaaggaaattgctcaactctaTGGCTCAAGCTTATCCTTGCATGCTGTTCAAGAATCTCGCCAGCGATTTGGGTTGGAGTCAAGCTCTGCTATTTGCTTCAAAGCTGCAAAAATCTCTGTATTGCTTATTGATGATGGAATTGAGTTGGACAAAAAGCTTGACATCAAATGGCATGAAAGTTTTGTACCAACAGTTGGTAGAATACTACGAGTTGAGCATGTTGCTGAAAAGATTCTTGAGAAG GGTTCAAATAGAACAACATGGACACTGGGATCATTCATGGAGATTTTCACTGAGGAATTGAAGTCA GTAGCAGATAAAGTTCTTGCATTTAAAAGTATAGTAGCATATCGCAGTGGTCTTGCAATTAATACAGAAGTCACTGAAAAGGAGGCCGAGGAGGGTCTGAGTGATGTTTTATCTG CTGGGAATCCAATCCGAATCTCAAATAAGAGCTTCATTGATTATATCTTCGTACACGCGTTGAAGGTGGCTCAAAGTTATGACCTGCCAATGCAAATACACACAGG TTTCGGGGACAAGGATTTGGATCTGAGGCTAGTTAATCCCCTTCATCTTCGAAATCTTCTTGAGGATAAGAGATTCTTGAAGAGTCGGTTAGTGCTTTTGCATGCATCCTACCCGTTCTCAAAGGAAGCTTCATATCTGGCTTCTGTGTACCCCCAA GTCTATCTTGATTTTGGGTTGGCAATTCCTAAACTTAGCTTCCACGGGATGATATCCTCAGTGAAAGAACTCCTGGAGCTTGCTCCAATGAATAAG GTTATGTTCAGCACTGATGGCATCGCATTTGCTGAAACCTTTTATTTAG GTGCAAAGAAAGCACGTGAAGTAGTATTCTCTGTTCTGCGCGATGCATGTGTTGATGGTGATCTTTCAATTCCAGAAGCTATTGCAACCGCTAAAGATATTTTTGCAGAGAACGCAAAGCAATTCTACAAGCTTGATGTTTCTTCAAAAAATTCCGATGTAAAACCTCCTTTATCATCTTCCTTCCAAGAGGAagagttaaatagctcattgaaGGATGTCACCTTTGTTCGTATTATTTGGATTGATGCCTCTGGTCAGCATAGATGCCGT GTTGTTCCACAGCAGCGCTTCTACAGTTCTGTGGGAAAGCACGGTGTAGGCTTAACTTGTGCATGTATGGGCATGAGTTCAACATCTGATGGTCCTGCAGTGGATACTAATCTCACCGCTTCAGGAGAAATCAGAATTGTTCCTGATTTATCTACTAAATGCAGACTCCCATG GTTGTCGTCATGGATTTTCTCTGACATGGCATATATGATAAGATCAGAGATGACCCTCTTTCACTCATTCAAATGCTTAGCTATGGGATTCTGTCATCTGTCTTCTTATTGCCTTCTTAAAACAATACTGAACCTTCCCATTTTCATTGAATGTCTAGTTAACCGGGCGGAACTCCAATATCTGCACTTGCAAATAACCATATGTGGTATGGG GGCAAAACAACAAGAAATGGTTTTGGCTGACATGTTCATTGAGCCTGGTAAAATTTGGGAATATTGTCCAAGAGAAGCATTACGCAGAGTCTCTAAAATTTTAAAAGATGAATTCGACTTG GTCGTGAATGCAGGctttgaaaatgaattttttcTTTTGAAGAGTGTATTGAG GGATGGCAAAGAAGAACGGGCACCATTTGACCGGACTTCTTACTGCTCTACAGCAGCATTTGATGCTGCATCCCCAATACTCGAAGAGGTTTTCGCTTCTCTTCAATCATTGAATATTATTGTCGAACAG TTACATGCAGAGGCTGGGAAAGGTCAGTTTGAAATTGCTCTGAAATACACAGATTGTAGTAGAGCAGCTGACGGCTTAATTTTCACACGTGAAGTCATCAGAGCAGTTGCAAGGAAACATGGGTTGCTGGCAACTTTTGTGCCAAA GTATGCATTAGATGATATTGGCTCGGGATCGCATGTGCACATCAGTTTGTCCAGGAATGGAGAAAACATTTTTATGGCATCTGATGGATCAAGTCGGTATGGGATGTCAAAGATTGGGGAAGCTTTCATGGCTGGGGTGTTAAATCATCTTCCTTCCATATTACCATTTACTGCACCACTTCCTAATAG TTATGATCGCATACAACCTAATACATGGAGTGGAGCGTACCTCTGCTGGGGGAAAGAAAACAAAGAGGCACCATTAAGAGCTGCTAGCCCTCCTGGAGTTGCACATGGCTTTGTAAGCAATTTTGAAATTAAAACATTTGATGGATGTGCAAACCCATACCTCGGTCTTGCTTCCATAATTACTGCTGGAATTGATGGCTTGCGGAGAAACTTAAGCCTTCCAGAACCAGTAG ATGGAGATCCTGAAATCCTTAAAGAGAATCTTCAAAGATTACCAGTCTCTCTTGCTGAATCTGTAGAAGCTTTAGAGAAAGATACGCTTTTCAGAGATATGATTGGGGAAAAGCTTTTGGTTGCCATAAAAGGAGTTCGCAAG GCTGAGGTGAAGTACTATTCTGAAAATAAGGAAGCATACAAGGACCTCATATACAAATATTAG
- the LOC107831396 gene encoding protein fluG isoform X2 has product MRMPITLWHLTPLSLFSTASPKPPATPYPTYPIPSTSSLKEIAQLYGSSLSLHAVQESRQRFGLESSSAICFKAAKISVLLIDDGIELDKKLDIKWHESFVPTVGRILRVEHVAEKILEKGSNRTTWTLGSFMEIFTEELKSVADKVLAFKSIVAYRSGLAINTEVTEKEAEEGLSDVLSAGNPIRISNKSFIDYIFVHALKVAQSYDLPMQIHTGFGDKDLDLRLVNPLHLRNLLEDKRFLKSRLVLLHASYPFSKEASYLASVYPQVYLDFGLAIPKLSFHGMISSVKELLELAPMNKVMFSTDGIAFAETFYLGAKKAREVVFSVLRDACVDGDLSIPEAIATAKDIFAENAKQFYKLDVSSKNSDVKPPLSSSFQEEELNSSLKDVTFVRIIWIDASGQHRCRVVPQQRFYSSVGKHGVGLTCACMGMSSTSDGPAVDTNLTASGEIRIVPDLSTKCRLPWLSSWIFSDMAYMIRSEMTLFHSFKCLAMGFCHLSSYCLLKTILNLPIFIECLVNRAELQYLHLQITICGMGAKQQEMVLADMFIEPGKIWEYCPREALRRVSKILKDEFDLVVNAGFENEFFLLKSVLRDGKEERAPFDRTSYCSTAAFDAASPILEEVFASLQSLNIIVEQLHAEAGKGQFEIALKYTDCSRAADGLIFTREVIRAVARKHGLLATFVPKYALDDIGSGSHVHISLSRNGENIFMASDGSSRYGMSKIGEAFMAGVLNHLPSILPFTAPLPNSYDRIQPNTWSGAYLCWGKENKEAPLRAASPPGVAHGFVSNFEIKTFDGCANPYLGLASIITAGIDGLRRNLSLPEPVDGDPEILKENLQRLPVSLAESVEALEKDTLFRDMIGEKLLVAIKGVRKAEVKYYSENKEAYKDLIYKY; this is encoded by the exons ATGCGCATGCCCATAACATTGTGGCACTTGACTCCACTTTCCCTTTTCTCAACTGCTTCTCCGAAGCCTCCGGCGACGCCTTATCCGACGTACCCCATACCATCAACTTCAAG CCTaaaggaaattgctcaactctaTGGCTCAAGCTTATCCTTGCATGCTGTTCAAGAATCTCGCCAGCGATTTGGGTTGGAGTCAAGCTCTGCTATTTGCTTCAAAGCTGCAAAAATCTCTGTATTGCTTATTGATGATGGAATTGAGTTGGACAAAAAGCTTGACATCAAATGGCATGAAAGTTTTGTACCAACAGTTGGTAGAATACTACGAGTTGAGCATGTTGCTGAAAAGATTCTTGAGAAG GGTTCAAATAGAACAACATGGACACTGGGATCATTCATGGAGATTTTCACTGAGGAATTGAAGTCA GTAGCAGATAAAGTTCTTGCATTTAAAAGTATAGTAGCATATCGCAGTGGTCTTGCAATTAATACAGAAGTCACTGAAAAGGAGGCCGAGGAGGGTCTGAGTGATGTTTTATCTG CTGGGAATCCAATCCGAATCTCAAATAAGAGCTTCATTGATTATATCTTCGTACACGCGTTGAAGGTGGCTCAAAGTTATGACCTGCCAATGCAAATACACACAGG TTTCGGGGACAAGGATTTGGATCTGAGGCTAGTTAATCCCCTTCATCTTCGAAATCTTCTTGAGGATAAGAGATTCTTGAAGAGTCGGTTAGTGCTTTTGCATGCATCCTACCCGTTCTCAAAGGAAGCTTCATATCTGGCTTCTGTGTACCCCCAA GTCTATCTTGATTTTGGGTTGGCAATTCCTAAACTTAGCTTCCACGGGATGATATCCTCAGTGAAAGAACTCCTGGAGCTTGCTCCAATGAATAAG GTTATGTTCAGCACTGATGGCATCGCATTTGCTGAAACCTTTTATTTAG GTGCAAAGAAAGCACGTGAAGTAGTATTCTCTGTTCTGCGCGATGCATGTGTTGATGGTGATCTTTCAATTCCAGAAGCTATTGCAACCGCTAAAGATATTTTTGCAGAGAACGCAAAGCAATTCTACAAGCTTGATGTTTCTTCAAAAAATTCCGATGTAAAACCTCCTTTATCATCTTCCTTCCAAGAGGAagagttaaatagctcattgaaGGATGTCACCTTTGTTCGTATTATTTGGATTGATGCCTCTGGTCAGCATAGATGCCGT GTTGTTCCACAGCAGCGCTTCTACAGTTCTGTGGGAAAGCACGGTGTAGGCTTAACTTGTGCATGTATGGGCATGAGTTCAACATCTGATGGTCCTGCAGTGGATACTAATCTCACCGCTTCAGGAGAAATCAGAATTGTTCCTGATTTATCTACTAAATGCAGACTCCCATG GTTGTCGTCATGGATTTTCTCTGACATGGCATATATGATAAGATCAGAGATGACCCTCTTTCACTCATTCAAATGCTTAGCTATGGGATTCTGTCATCTGTCTTCTTATTGCCTTCTTAAAACAATACTGAACCTTCCCATTTTCATTGAATGTCTAGTTAACCGGGCGGAACTCCAATATCTGCACTTGCAAATAACCATATGTGGTATGGG GGCAAAACAACAAGAAATGGTTTTGGCTGACATGTTCATTGAGCCTGGTAAAATTTGGGAATATTGTCCAAGAGAAGCATTACGCAGAGTCTCTAAAATTTTAAAAGATGAATTCGACTTG GTCGTGAATGCAGGctttgaaaatgaattttttcTTTTGAAGAGTGTATTGAG GGATGGCAAAGAAGAACGGGCACCATTTGACCGGACTTCTTACTGCTCTACAGCAGCATTTGATGCTGCATCCCCAATACTCGAAGAGGTTTTCGCTTCTCTTCAATCATTGAATATTATTGTCGAACAG TTACATGCAGAGGCTGGGAAAGGTCAGTTTGAAATTGCTCTGAAATACACAGATTGTAGTAGAGCAGCTGACGGCTTAATTTTCACACGTGAAGTCATCAGAGCAGTTGCAAGGAAACATGGGTTGCTGGCAACTTTTGTGCCAAA GTATGCATTAGATGATATTGGCTCGGGATCGCATGTGCACATCAGTTTGTCCAGGAATGGAGAAAACATTTTTATGGCATCTGATGGATCAAGTCGGTATGGGATGTCAAAGATTGGGGAAGCTTTCATGGCTGGGGTGTTAAATCATCTTCCTTCCATATTACCATTTACTGCACCACTTCCTAATAG TTATGATCGCATACAACCTAATACATGGAGTGGAGCGTACCTCTGCTGGGGGAAAGAAAACAAAGAGGCACCATTAAGAGCTGCTAGCCCTCCTGGAGTTGCACATGGCTTTGTAAGCAATTTTGAAATTAAAACATTTGATGGATGTGCAAACCCATACCTCGGTCTTGCTTCCATAATTACTGCTGGAATTGATGGCTTGCGGAGAAACTTAAGCCTTCCAGAACCAGTAG ATGGAGATCCTGAAATCCTTAAAGAGAATCTTCAAAGATTACCAGTCTCTCTTGCTGAATCTGTAGAAGCTTTAGAGAAAGATACGCTTTTCAGAGATATGATTGGGGAAAAGCTTTTGGTTGCCATAAAAGGAGTTCGCAAG GCTGAGGTGAAGTACTATTCTGAAAATAAGGAAGCATACAAGGACCTCATATACAAATATTAG
- the LOC107831396 gene encoding protein fluG isoform X4 translates to MEIFTEELKSVADKVLAFKSIVAYRSGLAINTEVTEKEAEEGLSDVLSAGNPIRISNKSFIDYIFVHALKVAQSYDLPMQIHTGFGDKDLDLRLVNPLHLRNLLEDKRFLKSRLVLLHASYPFSKEASYLASVYPQVYLDFGLAIPKLSFHGMISSVKELLELAPMNKVMFSTDGIAFAETFYLGAKKAREVVFSVLRDACVDGDLSIPEAIATAKDIFAENAKQFYKLDVSSKNSDVKPPLSSSFQEEELNSSLKDVTFVRIIWIDASGQHRCRVVPQQRFYSSVGKHGVGLTCACMGMSSTSDGPAVDTNLTASGEIRIVPDLSTKCRLPWLSSWIFSDMAYMIRSEMTLFHSFKCLAMGFCHLSSYCLLKTILNLPIFIECLVNRAELQYLHLQITICGMGAKQQEMVLADMFIEPGKIWEYCPREALRRVSKILKDEFDLVVNAGFENEFFLLKSVLRDGKEERAPFDRTSYCSTAAFDAASPILEEVFASLQSLNIIVEQLHAEAGKGQFEIALKYTDCSRAADGLIFTREVIRAVARKHGLLATFVPKYALDDIGSGSHVHISLSRNGENIFMASDGSSRYGMSKIGEAFMAGVLNHLPSILPFTAPLPNSYDRIQPNTWSGAYLCWGKENKEAPLRAASPPGVAHGFVSNFEIKTFDGCANPYLGLASIITAGIDGLRRNLSLPEPVDGDPEILKENLQRLPVSLAESVEALEKDTLFRDMIGEKLLVAIKGVRKAEVKYYSENKEAYKDLIYKY, encoded by the exons ATGGAGATTTTCACTGAGGAATTGAAGTCA GTAGCAGATAAAGTTCTTGCATTTAAAAGTATAGTAGCATATCGCAGTGGTCTTGCAATTAATACAGAAGTCACTGAAAAGGAGGCCGAGGAGGGTCTGAGTGATGTTTTATCTG CTGGGAATCCAATCCGAATCTCAAATAAGAGCTTCATTGATTATATCTTCGTACACGCGTTGAAGGTGGCTCAAAGTTATGACCTGCCAATGCAAATACACACAGG TTTCGGGGACAAGGATTTGGATCTGAGGCTAGTTAATCCCCTTCATCTTCGAAATCTTCTTGAGGATAAGAGATTCTTGAAGAGTCGGTTAGTGCTTTTGCATGCATCCTACCCGTTCTCAAAGGAAGCTTCATATCTGGCTTCTGTGTACCCCCAA GTCTATCTTGATTTTGGGTTGGCAATTCCTAAACTTAGCTTCCACGGGATGATATCCTCAGTGAAAGAACTCCTGGAGCTTGCTCCAATGAATAAG GTTATGTTCAGCACTGATGGCATCGCATTTGCTGAAACCTTTTATTTAG GTGCAAAGAAAGCACGTGAAGTAGTATTCTCTGTTCTGCGCGATGCATGTGTTGATGGTGATCTTTCAATTCCAGAAGCTATTGCAACCGCTAAAGATATTTTTGCAGAGAACGCAAAGCAATTCTACAAGCTTGATGTTTCTTCAAAAAATTCCGATGTAAAACCTCCTTTATCATCTTCCTTCCAAGAGGAagagttaaatagctcattgaaGGATGTCACCTTTGTTCGTATTATTTGGATTGATGCCTCTGGTCAGCATAGATGCCGT GTTGTTCCACAGCAGCGCTTCTACAGTTCTGTGGGAAAGCACGGTGTAGGCTTAACTTGTGCATGTATGGGCATGAGTTCAACATCTGATGGTCCTGCAGTGGATACTAATCTCACCGCTTCAGGAGAAATCAGAATTGTTCCTGATTTATCTACTAAATGCAGACTCCCATG GTTGTCGTCATGGATTTTCTCTGACATGGCATATATGATAAGATCAGAGATGACCCTCTTTCACTCATTCAAATGCTTAGCTATGGGATTCTGTCATCTGTCTTCTTATTGCCTTCTTAAAACAATACTGAACCTTCCCATTTTCATTGAATGTCTAGTTAACCGGGCGGAACTCCAATATCTGCACTTGCAAATAACCATATGTGGTATGGG GGCAAAACAACAAGAAATGGTTTTGGCTGACATGTTCATTGAGCCTGGTAAAATTTGGGAATATTGTCCAAGAGAAGCATTACGCAGAGTCTCTAAAATTTTAAAAGATGAATTCGACTTG GTCGTGAATGCAGGctttgaaaatgaattttttcTTTTGAAGAGTGTATTGAG GGATGGCAAAGAAGAACGGGCACCATTTGACCGGACTTCTTACTGCTCTACAGCAGCATTTGATGCTGCATCCCCAATACTCGAAGAGGTTTTCGCTTCTCTTCAATCATTGAATATTATTGTCGAACAG TTACATGCAGAGGCTGGGAAAGGTCAGTTTGAAATTGCTCTGAAATACACAGATTGTAGTAGAGCAGCTGACGGCTTAATTTTCACACGTGAAGTCATCAGAGCAGTTGCAAGGAAACATGGGTTGCTGGCAACTTTTGTGCCAAA GTATGCATTAGATGATATTGGCTCGGGATCGCATGTGCACATCAGTTTGTCCAGGAATGGAGAAAACATTTTTATGGCATCTGATGGATCAAGTCGGTATGGGATGTCAAAGATTGGGGAAGCTTTCATGGCTGGGGTGTTAAATCATCTTCCTTCCATATTACCATTTACTGCACCACTTCCTAATAG TTATGATCGCATACAACCTAATACATGGAGTGGAGCGTACCTCTGCTGGGGGAAAGAAAACAAAGAGGCACCATTAAGAGCTGCTAGCCCTCCTGGAGTTGCACATGGCTTTGTAAGCAATTTTGAAATTAAAACATTTGATGGATGTGCAAACCCATACCTCGGTCTTGCTTCCATAATTACTGCTGGAATTGATGGCTTGCGGAGAAACTTAAGCCTTCCAGAACCAGTAG ATGGAGATCCTGAAATCCTTAAAGAGAATCTTCAAAGATTACCAGTCTCTCTTGCTGAATCTGTAGAAGCTTTAGAGAAAGATACGCTTTTCAGAGATATGATTGGGGAAAAGCTTTTGGTTGCCATAAAAGGAGTTCGCAAG GCTGAGGTGAAGTACTATTCTGAAAATAAGGAAGCATACAAGGACCTCATATACAAATATTAG
- the LOC107831396 gene encoding protein fluG isoform X3 has protein sequence MERFAELKTAVESVELVDAHAHNIVALDSTFPFLNCFSEASGDALSDVPHTINFKRSLKEIAQLYGSSLSLHAVQESRQRFGLESSSAICFKAAKISVLLIDDGIELDKKLDIKWHESFVPTVGRILRVEHVAEKILEKGSNRTTWTLGSFMEIFTEELKSVADKVLAFKSIVAYRSGLAINTEVTEKEAEEGLSDVLSAGNPIRISNKSFIDYIFVHALKVAQSYDLPMQIHTGFGDKDLDLRLVNPLHLRNLLEDKRFLKSRLVLLHASYPFSKEASYLASVYPQVYLDFGLAIPKLSFHGMISSVKELLELAPMNKVMFSTDGIAFAETFYLGAKKAREVVFSVLRDACVDGDLSIPEAIATAKDIFAENAKQFYKLDVSSKNSDVKPPLSSSFQEEELNSSLKDVTFVRIIWIDASGQHRCRVVPQQRFYSSVGKHGVGLTCACMGMSSTSDGPAVDTNLTASGEIRIVPDLSTKCRLPWAKQQEMVLADMFIEPGKIWEYCPREALRRVSKILKDEFDLVVNAGFENEFFLLKSVLRDGKEERAPFDRTSYCSTAAFDAASPILEEVFASLQSLNIIVEQLHAEAGKGQFEIALKYTDCSRAADGLIFTREVIRAVARKHGLLATFVPKYALDDIGSGSHVHISLSRNGENIFMASDGSSRYGMSKIGEAFMAGVLNHLPSILPFTAPLPNSYDRIQPNTWSGAYLCWGKENKEAPLRAASPPGVAHGFVSNFEIKTFDGCANPYLGLASIITAGIDGLRRNLSLPEPVDGDPEILKENLQRLPVSLAESVEALEKDTLFRDMIGEKLLVAIKGVRKAEVKYYSENKEAYKDLIYKY, from the exons ATGGAGAGATTTGCAGAGCTGAAAACAGCAGTAGAATCAGTGGAATTAGTTGATGCGCATGCCCATAACATTGTGGCACTTGACTCCACTTTCCCTTTTCTCAACTGCTTCTCCGAAGCCTCCGGCGACGCCTTATCCGACGTACCCCATACCATCAACTTCAAG AGAAGCCTaaaggaaattgctcaactctaTGGCTCAAGCTTATCCTTGCATGCTGTTCAAGAATCTCGCCAGCGATTTGGGTTGGAGTCAAGCTCTGCTATTTGCTTCAAAGCTGCAAAAATCTCTGTATTGCTTATTGATGATGGAATTGAGTTGGACAAAAAGCTTGACATCAAATGGCATGAAAGTTTTGTACCAACAGTTGGTAGAATACTACGAGTTGAGCATGTTGCTGAAAAGATTCTTGAGAAG GGTTCAAATAGAACAACATGGACACTGGGATCATTCATGGAGATTTTCACTGAGGAATTGAAGTCA GTAGCAGATAAAGTTCTTGCATTTAAAAGTATAGTAGCATATCGCAGTGGTCTTGCAATTAATACAGAAGTCACTGAAAAGGAGGCCGAGGAGGGTCTGAGTGATGTTTTATCTG CTGGGAATCCAATCCGAATCTCAAATAAGAGCTTCATTGATTATATCTTCGTACACGCGTTGAAGGTGGCTCAAAGTTATGACCTGCCAATGCAAATACACACAGG TTTCGGGGACAAGGATTTGGATCTGAGGCTAGTTAATCCCCTTCATCTTCGAAATCTTCTTGAGGATAAGAGATTCTTGAAGAGTCGGTTAGTGCTTTTGCATGCATCCTACCCGTTCTCAAAGGAAGCTTCATATCTGGCTTCTGTGTACCCCCAA GTCTATCTTGATTTTGGGTTGGCAATTCCTAAACTTAGCTTCCACGGGATGATATCCTCAGTGAAAGAACTCCTGGAGCTTGCTCCAATGAATAAG GTTATGTTCAGCACTGATGGCATCGCATTTGCTGAAACCTTTTATTTAG GTGCAAAGAAAGCACGTGAAGTAGTATTCTCTGTTCTGCGCGATGCATGTGTTGATGGTGATCTTTCAATTCCAGAAGCTATTGCAACCGCTAAAGATATTTTTGCAGAGAACGCAAAGCAATTCTACAAGCTTGATGTTTCTTCAAAAAATTCCGATGTAAAACCTCCTTTATCATCTTCCTTCCAAGAGGAagagttaaatagctcattgaaGGATGTCACCTTTGTTCGTATTATTTGGATTGATGCCTCTGGTCAGCATAGATGCCGT GTTGTTCCACAGCAGCGCTTCTACAGTTCTGTGGGAAAGCACGGTGTAGGCTTAACTTGTGCATGTATGGGCATGAGTTCAACATCTGATGGTCCTGCAGTGGATACTAATCTCACCGCTTCAGGAGAAATCAGAATTGTTCCTGATTTATCTACTAAATGCAGACTCCCATG GGCAAAACAACAAGAAATGGTTTTGGCTGACATGTTCATTGAGCCTGGTAAAATTTGGGAATATTGTCCAAGAGAAGCATTACGCAGAGTCTCTAAAATTTTAAAAGATGAATTCGACTTG GTCGTGAATGCAGGctttgaaaatgaattttttcTTTTGAAGAGTGTATTGAG GGATGGCAAAGAAGAACGGGCACCATTTGACCGGACTTCTTACTGCTCTACAGCAGCATTTGATGCTGCATCCCCAATACTCGAAGAGGTTTTCGCTTCTCTTCAATCATTGAATATTATTGTCGAACAG TTACATGCAGAGGCTGGGAAAGGTCAGTTTGAAATTGCTCTGAAATACACAGATTGTAGTAGAGCAGCTGACGGCTTAATTTTCACACGTGAAGTCATCAGAGCAGTTGCAAGGAAACATGGGTTGCTGGCAACTTTTGTGCCAAA GTATGCATTAGATGATATTGGCTCGGGATCGCATGTGCACATCAGTTTGTCCAGGAATGGAGAAAACATTTTTATGGCATCTGATGGATCAAGTCGGTATGGGATGTCAAAGATTGGGGAAGCTTTCATGGCTGGGGTGTTAAATCATCTTCCTTCCATATTACCATTTACTGCACCACTTCCTAATAG TTATGATCGCATACAACCTAATACATGGAGTGGAGCGTACCTCTGCTGGGGGAAAGAAAACAAAGAGGCACCATTAAGAGCTGCTAGCCCTCCTGGAGTTGCACATGGCTTTGTAAGCAATTTTGAAATTAAAACATTTGATGGATGTGCAAACCCATACCTCGGTCTTGCTTCCATAATTACTGCTGGAATTGATGGCTTGCGGAGAAACTTAAGCCTTCCAGAACCAGTAG ATGGAGATCCTGAAATCCTTAAAGAGAATCTTCAAAGATTACCAGTCTCTCTTGCTGAATCTGTAGAAGCTTTAGAGAAAGATACGCTTTTCAGAGATATGATTGGGGAAAAGCTTTTGGTTGCCATAAAAGGAGTTCGCAAG GCTGAGGTGAAGTACTATTCTGAAAATAAGGAAGCATACAAGGACCTCATATACAAATATTAG